A portion of the Oncorhynchus masou masou isolate Uvic2021 chromosome 11, UVic_Omas_1.1, whole genome shotgun sequence genome contains these proteins:
- the dhx29 gene encoding ATP-dependent RNA helicase DHX29 — MGGKKKKSATVPTVQPAAAGNNVPAAGNGVADPATTGKKQKPTPAKAAVKDIKPKGPKTYSLTNTAQVDTGGVTDKSILKVVIQTDLEKKIIKLINDFRQENGDKGPISGRLTNKKLLDLYLALQKFKFKTEHIEEAMKSSVLYGGDLHSALDWLCLNLKDEELPAGFSQRMQEENHETKPKFQPAPQAPEPESPKEPMKEPAKVPVKDEGASVKEWILRYAEQSSEESSEEEEEQSGKKTRNPELDEKFDPNDRYLVLTAQLYDAKEMAATAKAKKDKGGQRTAQDRIRVIQQEMKPLESHPMFNTVIKVVDTPKIEEKKPPAPTEGKEELAFGLFEQAEKETPPPAEKTAKNNEPKDIRNFDYTARSWTGKSPKQFLIDWVRKNLPKSPAPSFQKVAAGRYWKCRVRVQRLDDVLEVCPNILTEDGMQAQHLGATLAIYNLCKGQSVHMLIPPTYREVWLEWRDSEQAEEEELRTAINKPRDQFITRLLTRLKQQQPQKKCPSPQPGLQGAGDELEDDWESLANLEEEEDPGKTITPKERGGGVAEVAARALLLKLRGSALSRRLQTDREQLPVFQHRVRVMEALRRNRVVVVAGETGSGKSTQIPQFILEELLTGGAAAQPCNIVVTQPRRISAMSLASRVSQELGCDDGPGSKSSLCGYQIRMENRSSDSTRLLYCTTGVLLRKLQQDHMLSSLTHIIVDEVHERSVQSDFLLTILKDVVQKRSNLHLVMMSATVDCDKFAAYFNRCPIVNIPGRTFPVEVFHLEDIVEETGYVLEKDSEYSQKILEEEEEVNINFTQKGGKSMQHQEFIVKDSGSGWDLGPDLDHFSSRTRHALQYMNPNKINMELVLDLLDYLDKSPQFAVVDGAVLVFLPGLAHIQQLYDLLSTDKRFRGKDRYKLVALHSTLSSKDQAAAFTVPPTGVRKIVLSTNIAETGVTIPDVVFVIDTGKTKENKYHESSQMSSLVETFVSKASALQRQGRAGRVRDGFCFRLYPKFRFQAFMDYSIPEILRVPLEELCLHIMKCEYGSPEEFLCRALDAPQPQSVSNAVCLLRRIGACIPEGHALTPLGHHLATLPVNVKIGKMLIFGAILGCLDPIATIAAAISEKSPFATPMNQKDQANLAKAALAVANSDHLTIYNAYLGWKNIRSEGYRAEMAYCRKYFLNRTALITIEDIKQELMRMMDQAGFSGSSRSGRGPPSWDRSDPRGPQAPLTPLGKPQICVLNAVLTAGLYDSVGRILYTPSVDVLDRVACSVETAQGKAQVHPSSVNRCLQTRGWLLFQEKVKYSKIYLRDTTLISPFPMLLFGGDIDVQHRERLISLDGWIHFQAPVRIGVIFKHLRKLIDSLLEKKLENPRMNLEDEKTIQLIIELIKMENVF, encoded by the exons ATGGGTGGAAAGAAGAAGAAATCAGCCACTGTCCCTACAGTCcaaccagcagcagcaggcaACAATGTTCCTGCTGCTGGAAACGGCGTGGCTGACCCTGCTACTACTGGGAAAAAGCAGAAGCCAACTCCTGCTAAAGCTGCTGTGAAAGATATCAAGCCAAAAG GTCCAAAGACCTACAGCCTCACAAACACAGCACAAGTGGACACAGGAGGAGTCACTGACAAGTCTATACTCAAA GTTGTCATTCAAACAGACTTggagaagaagatcatcaaactGATCAATGATTTCAGGCAAGAGAATGGAGACAAAGGACCGATATCAGGAAGACTCACCAACAAGAAACTGCTG GATCTCTACTTAGCTCTGCAGAAGTTCAAGTTTAAGACGGAGCACATTGAGGAAGCCATGAAAAGCAGTGTGTTGTATGGAGGAGACCTGCACTCTGCCCTCGACTGGCTTTGCCTGAACCTGAAAGATG aggaGCTGCCTGCAGGTTTCAGTCAGAGGATGCAGGAAGAGAACCATGAGACCAAGCCAAAGTTCCAGCCTGCACCCCAAGCACCCGAACCTGAGTCTCCCAAAGAGCCGATGAAAGAGCCTGCAAAG GTGCCTGTGAAGGATGAGGGAGCCAGTGTGAAGGAGTGGATCCTTAGATACGCAGAGCAGTCCAGTGAGGAGAGCAGcgaagaagaggaggagcagagtgGGAAGAAGACACGGAACCCAGAACTGGATGAGAAGTTTGATCCG AACGACAGGTACCTGGTGCTCACTGCACAGCTGTACGATGCCAAGGAGATGGCTGCTACAGCCAAGGCCAAGAAGGACAAAGGAGGACAGAGGACTGCACAGGACAGAATCAGAGTCATACAGCAAG AGATGAAGCCACTAGAATCCCATCCTATGTTCAACACAGTGATAAAAGTTGTAGACACGCCCAAAATCGAGGAGAAGAAACCACCTGCTCCAACTGAGGGCAAGGAAGAACTGGCATTCGGCCTGTTTGAACAAGCTGAAAAGGAAACGCCCCCTCCCGCAGAGAAAA CAGCGAAAAATAATGAGCCTAAAGACATCCGTAACTTTGACTACACGGCTCGAAGCTGGACCGGCAAGTCCCCCAAACAGTTCCTGATTGACTGGGTCAGGAAGAACCTCCCGAAGAGCCCTGCTCCCTCCTTCCAGAAGGTTGCTGCTGGGAGATACTGGAAGTGCAG GGTTCGTGTTCAGAGACTGGATGATGTTTTGGAGGTTTGTCCCAATATTCTCACTGAGGACGGCATGCAGGCTCAGCACCTGGGTGCAACACTGGCCATCTACAACCTATGTAAAGGACAG TCAGTCCATATGTTGATCCCTCCCACGTACCGCGAGGTGTGGCTGGAGTGGCGGGACAGCGaacaggcagaggaggaggagctcCGCACAGCCATCAACAAACCCCGAGACCAGTTTATCACCCGACTGCTGACCCGGCTGAAGCAGCAGCAACCCCAGAAGAAGTGTCCTTCTCCCCAGCCAGGGCTGCAGGGAGCTGGGGACGAGCTCGAGGATGACTGGGAGAGCCTGGCCAacctggaggaagaggaggacccaGGGAAAACCATTACCCcgaaggagagaggtggtggggtTGCAGAGGTGGCGGCTCGGGCCCTTCTTCTGAAGCTTCGTGGCTCGGCCCTGTCCAGGCGGTTACAG ACGGACAGAGAGCAGCTCCCGGTGTTCCAGCACCGCGTGCGGGTTATGGAGGCTCTGCGACGCAACcgtgtggtggtggtagcgggGGAGACAGGCAGTGGGAAGAGTACCCAGATCCCCCAGTTTATCCTAGAGGAGCTTCTGACTGGGGGAGCTGCTGCACAGCCCTGTAACATAGTGGTCACCCAGCCACGCAGGATCTCTGCCATGAGTCTGGCCAGCAGGGTGTCTCAGGAGCTGGGCTGTGACGACGGGCCTGGATCCAAG TCGTCGCTGTGCGGGTACCAGATCCGGATGGAGAACAGGTCTTCAGACTCGACCCGTCTTCTGTACTGCACCACCGGGGTTCTCCTCAGGAAGCTGCAGCAGGACCACATGCTCAGCTCTCTGACCCACATCATAGTGGACGAG GTCCATGAACGCAGCGTCCAGTCTGATTTCCTGCTGACCATCCTGAAGGATGTGGTCCAGAAACGGTCCAACCTGCACCTGGTCATGATGAGCGCCACGGTTGACTGTGATAAGTTCGCTGCCTACTTCAACCGCTGTCCTATAGTCAACATCCCTGGCAGAACCTTCCCTGTCGAG GTGTTCCATCTGGAGGACATAGTGGAGGAGACAGGCTATGTTCTGGAGAAGGACTCTGAATACAGCCAGAAgatcctggaggaggaggaggaggtcaacATCAACTTCACGCAGAAAGGAGGGAAGAGCATGCAGCACCAG gagTTTATAGTGAAAGActcaggctctggctgggaccTGGGTCCTGACCTCGACCACTTCAGCAGCCGGACCCGCCACGCCCTGCAGTACATGAACCCCAACAAAATCAACATGGAACTGGTCCTGGACTTGCTCGACTACCTGG ATAAGTCTCCTCAGTTTGCAGTGGTGGATGGAGCTGTTCTGGTGTTCCTCCCAGGTCTGGCCCACATCCAACAGCTTTATGACCTGCTCTCCACAGACAAGAGGTTCCGTGGCAAAGACAG GTACAAACTGGTAGccctgcactccacactgtcatCTAAGGACCAGGCTGCTGCATTTACAGTGCCCCCTACTGGAGTTAGAAAG ATTGTGCTGTCCACAAACATAGCGGAAACTGGAGTAACAATACCTGATGTTGTGTTCGTTATTGATACCGGAAAGACCAAAGAAAACAAGTACCATGAGAGTAGCCAGATGAGTTCCCTGGTGGAGACGTTTGTCAGCAAGGCCAGCGCCCTCCAGAGGCAAGGCAGGGCAGGACGCGTGCGGGACGGCTTCTGCTTCCGCCTGTACCCCAAATTCAG GTTTCAGGCTTTCATGGATTACTCCATACCAGAGATACTGAGGGTTCCACTGGAGGAGCTGTGTCTTCATATCATG AAATGTGAGTATGGCTCTCCAGAGGAGTTCCTGTGTCGAGCCCTAGACGCGCCCCAGCCCCAGTCTGTGAGTAACGCCGTGTGCCTGCTCCGGAGGATCGGAGCGTGTATACCGGAGGGCCACGCCCTCACCCCGCTGGGTCACCATCTCGCCACCTTGCCTGTCAACGTCAAGATCGGCAAGATGCTCATCTTTGGTGCCATCTTGGGCTGCCTGGACCCCATT GCAACTATAGCAGCAGCGATCTCGGAGAAGTCTCCCTTTGCCACACCCATGAACCAGAAGGATCAGGCTAACCTGGCTAAAGCTGCCCTGGCTGTAGCCAACTCAGATCACCTGACTATCTACAATGCTTACCTGGG GTGGAAGAACATACGCAGTGAGGGATATCGAGCCGAAATGGCCTACTGCAGGAAATACTTCCTGAACCGTACCGCCCTCATCACCATAGAG GACATCAAACAGGAGCTGATGCGTATGATGGACCAGGCTGGATTCTCTGGTTCCTCCAGGTCCGGTCGAGGACCACCTTCCTGGGATCGGTCTGACCCCAGGGGTCCCCAGGCTCCCCTCACCCCCCTTGGTAAGCCTCAGATCTGTGTCCTGAACGCGGTGCTGACGGCAGGACTGTATGACAGCGTGGGGCGGATCCTCTACACTCCCTCTGTGGACGTCCTGGACCGGGTGGCGTGCTCTGTGGAGACTGCCCAGGGGAAGGCCCAAGTCCACCCCTCCTCTGTCAACCGCTGCCTGCAGACACGCGGTTGGCTGCTCTTCCAGGAGAAG GTAAAATACTCTAAGATCTACCTGCGGGACACGACGCtgatctctcccttccccatgcTACTGTTTGGAGGGGACATCGACGTACAACACCGGGAGAGACTCATCTctctggatggatggatacacTTCCAG gccccaGTGAGGATCGGAGTGATCTTTAAACATCTGAGGAAGCTCATAGACTCACTACTGGAGAAGAAGCTGGAGAACCCAAGGATGAATCTAGAAG ATGAGAAGACCATCCAGTTGATAATAGAACTGATCAAGATGGAGAATGTCTTCTGA